One genomic segment of Mycolicibacterium chubuense NBB4 includes these proteins:
- a CDS encoding MFS transporter produces MSEPSAVRASTGATRARVGAWALWDFGATAVNAIVVTFVFSVYLTQTVGSDLPGDTSPASWLGRALALAGLVVALTAPLTGVWVEAPDRRRRALTVLTGLVVILTASMSAIRDDHRYLWPGLVLLACAAACSELATVPYNAMLRGLSTRENAGWISGMGLASGYVGSVLALLVVYLGFVSGAGDTRGLLHLPAADGANVRAAMLLIAGWFALSALPLLVTARSGPAAAGARVSVLGGYRRLAAEVRELWRTDRNVLYYLAASAVFRDGLTGVFTFGAVLGVTVYGVSQADVLLFGVAACVVAALGAVVGGRVDDRIGSKRVIVASLAAMSAIGLVLLASSGVLMFWLCGLALCAFIGPTLSSARTLMMRMAAHGKESIAFGLYTTAGRAATFLAPWLFSLFIDLFDSARAGLGGLLVVLLAGLLGMLAVRAPHRLD; encoded by the coding sequence ATGAGCGAGCCGTCTGCGGTCCGGGCGTCCACCGGTGCGACGCGGGCTCGCGTTGGGGCCTGGGCACTGTGGGATTTCGGCGCCACGGCCGTCAACGCGATCGTCGTGACGTTCGTGTTCTCCGTCTACCTCACCCAGACGGTCGGTTCCGATCTGCCGGGTGACACCAGCCCGGCGAGCTGGCTGGGGCGTGCACTGGCGCTGGCCGGGCTCGTCGTCGCGCTGACGGCGCCGCTGACCGGTGTGTGGGTCGAGGCCCCCGATCGACGGCGCCGGGCGCTGACCGTCTTGACGGGTCTGGTGGTGATCCTGACCGCCTCGATGAGCGCCATCCGGGACGACCACCGCTACCTGTGGCCGGGCCTGGTCCTGCTCGCATGCGCGGCGGCCTGCAGCGAGCTGGCCACCGTGCCGTACAACGCGATGCTGCGCGGCCTGTCCACCCGCGAGAACGCCGGCTGGATCTCGGGCATGGGTCTTGCGTCGGGCTATGTCGGCAGTGTGTTGGCGTTGCTGGTGGTGTACCTGGGCTTCGTCTCCGGCGCCGGTGACACCCGCGGCCTGCTGCACCTGCCCGCCGCCGACGGCGCGAACGTGCGCGCGGCGATGCTGCTGATCGCGGGGTGGTTCGCTCTGTCCGCGCTGCCGTTGCTGGTCACGGCGCGGTCCGGCCCGGCGGCCGCCGGCGCGCGCGTCAGCGTCCTCGGCGGCTACCGCCGGCTCGCCGCAGAGGTGCGAGAGTTGTGGCGCACCGACCGCAACGTCCTGTACTACCTCGCGGCCAGCGCCGTGTTCCGGGACGGCCTCACCGGGGTGTTCACGTTCGGCGCGGTGCTGGGGGTGACCGTCTACGGGGTGTCGCAGGCCGACGTGCTGCTGTTCGGGGTCGCCGCGTGCGTGGTCGCCGCCCTCGGTGCGGTCGTGGGCGGGCGGGTCGACGACCGGATCGGCTCCAAGCGGGTCATCGTCGCGTCGCTGGCCGCGATGAGCGCGATCGGCTTGGTCCTGCTGGCGTCGTCAGGGGTGTTGATGTTCTGGCTGTGCGGGCTTGCGCTCTGCGCGTTCATCGGCCCCACGCTGTCGTCGGCGCGCACGCTGATGATGCGGATGGCGGCACACGGCAAGGAGAGCATCGCGTTCGGGCTGTACACGACGGCGGGGCGCGCGGCCACCTTCCTGGCGCCGTGGCTGTTCTCGTTGTTCATCGACCTCTTCGACAGCGCGCGCGCCGGCCTGGGAGGTCTGCTCGTGGTGCTGCTCGCCGGGTTGCTCGGGATGCTGGCCGTGCGCGCGCCGCACCGCCTCGATTAG
- a CDS encoding alpha/beta hydrolase family protein, with product MSPDATAFAHLVDDGGYPRAVQRFLRGWRASSSRDVELPVEGPVTRVLHSADGHWLACEVAPEGGSRTQIWVVTTDPDDRDARRIDHWPSGVEGTAELISWDGTLVAAILTGEDNVGSSCLIDPADGTTTVLDRRSGGRLVDAWAGASLVRVGPRGYRDLIMLRGLTETALLPYDPGSTTDTGIILDDHTPRRLRSGAEGEITQLYQPAREYGLNSTDGYVRALIRSENGAEHARLLEVTVTADGVAYHVLAERPGYEIDEFTVSDDLSTIAILWNMHGASELQVLEYADNTLHDPIPLPGMVAGELSISAGGTMLAVTVEAPSRPPTVELVDPRTREWQLVDREPSSGPTSAEPTLETVTARDGLTFTGWLFQPPAGVKTIGAMLFLHGGPEGQGRPGYNEFFPGLLDAGICVFLPNVRGSGGFGRSFMHADDRERRFAAIDDVADAVRFVVDNGHAPAGCVACCGWSYGGYLTQAALAFHPDQFAAGISICGMSDLNTWYRTTEQWIAAAAYPKYGHPISDRDLLEELSPLPRAEAITAPLLLVHGLNDTNVPPSESQQMYEALSELGRHTELLLFDDDGHEIDKRENRAVLLKAMTTWLTAAFGPGEES from the coding sequence ATGTCGCCCGACGCCACCGCCTTCGCCCATCTCGTCGACGACGGTGGGTACCCGCGCGCGGTTCAGCGCTTCCTGCGGGGGTGGCGCGCGAGTTCGTCGCGCGACGTCGAGTTGCCCGTCGAAGGACCGGTCACCCGCGTCCTGCATTCCGCCGACGGCCACTGGCTGGCCTGCGAGGTCGCCCCCGAGGGCGGCAGCCGTACTCAGATCTGGGTCGTCACAACCGATCCCGACGACCGGGATGCCCGCAGGATCGACCACTGGCCCTCCGGGGTCGAGGGCACCGCCGAATTGATCAGCTGGGACGGCACTTTGGTGGCGGCGATCCTGACCGGTGAAGACAACGTGGGCAGCTCGTGTCTGATCGACCCGGCCGACGGGACCACGACGGTGCTCGACCGCCGATCCGGGGGGCGGCTGGTGGACGCCTGGGCGGGCGCGTCCCTGGTGCGGGTGGGACCGCGCGGCTACCGCGACCTCATCATGTTGCGCGGACTCACCGAAACCGCGCTGCTGCCCTACGACCCCGGTTCGACCACCGACACCGGCATCATCCTCGACGATCACACCCCGCGGCGGCTGCGGTCCGGGGCCGAAGGAGAGATCACCCAGCTGTACCAGCCGGCGCGGGAGTACGGACTCAACAGCACCGACGGTTATGTGCGGGCGCTGATCCGCAGTGAGAACGGAGCGGAGCACGCCCGCCTGCTCGAGGTGACGGTGACCGCGGACGGGGTGGCCTACCACGTGCTCGCCGAGCGGCCGGGCTACGAGATCGACGAGTTCACCGTCAGCGACGACCTGTCGACCATCGCGATCCTGTGGAACATGCACGGCGCCAGCGAATTACAGGTGCTCGAGTACGCCGACAACACGCTGCACGATCCGATTCCGCTGCCGGGCATGGTCGCCGGCGAGTTGAGCATCAGTGCCGGCGGGACGATGCTGGCCGTGACGGTCGAGGCACCGTCGCGGCCGCCGACGGTGGAACTGGTGGACCCCCGCACCCGGGAGTGGCAACTCGTCGACCGCGAACCGAGCAGCGGGCCGACCTCCGCGGAGCCCACCCTGGAGACGGTCACCGCCCGCGACGGGCTCACGTTCACCGGATGGCTGTTCCAGCCGCCGGCCGGGGTGAAGACCATCGGGGCGATGCTGTTCCTGCACGGCGGACCCGAAGGCCAGGGCCGTCCCGGGTACAACGAGTTCTTCCCCGGTCTGCTCGACGCCGGCATCTGCGTCTTCCTGCCCAACGTCCGCGGGTCCGGCGGCTTCGGCCGATCGTTCATGCACGCCGACGACCGGGAGCGGCGTTTCGCCGCGATCGACGACGTCGCCGACGCGGTGCGCTTTGTCGTCGACAACGGCCACGCCCCCGCAGGATGCGTGGCCTGCTGTGGGTGGTCCTACGGCGGCTACCTCACCCAGGCCGCCCTGGCCTTCCATCCGGACCAATTCGCGGCCGGTATCAGCATCTGCGGCATGAGCGATCTGAACACCTGGTACCGCACCACCGAGCAGTGGATCGCGGCGGCCGCCTATCCGAAGTACGGTCACCCGATCAGTGACCGCGACCTCCTCGAAGAGCTCTCGCCGCTGCCGCGCGCCGAGGCGATCACCGCGCCACTGCTCTTGGTGCACGGGCTCAACGACACCAACGTGCCGCCGAGCGAGTCGCAGCAGATGTACGAGGCCCTCAGCGAACTCGGCCGCCACACCGAGCTCCTGCTGTTCGACGACGACGGCCACGAGATCGACAAGCGGGAGAACCGCGCGGTGCTGCTCAAGGCGATGACCACGTGGCTCACGGCTGCCTTCGGTCCCGGAGAAGAAAGTTGA
- the cmrA gene encoding mycolate reductase (Catalyzes the final step in mycolic acid biosynthesis.): MPVPAPSADARAVVTGASQNIGEALAVELAARGHHLIITARREEVLNALAERLRERYGVTVEVRAVDLADPSARAAFCDELATRNISILCANAGTATFGPVVSLDPAEERKQVQLNVLGVHDLVLAVLPGMVERRAGGILISGSAAGNSPIPNNATYAATKAFVNTFSESLRGEVKSAGVHVTVLAPGPVRTELPDPDQQSLVERLIPDFLWIDTEYTAKVSLDGLERNKMRVVPGLTSKAMSAASGYAPRAVVAPIVGAVYKRLGGD; this comes from the coding sequence ATGCCAGTCCCCGCTCCCAGCGCGGATGCCCGTGCTGTCGTCACCGGCGCGTCGCAGAACATCGGCGAGGCGCTGGCCGTCGAGCTCGCGGCCCGCGGCCACCACCTGATCATCACGGCCCGCCGCGAGGAGGTCCTCAACGCACTCGCCGAGCGGCTCCGCGAACGCTACGGCGTGACCGTCGAGGTGCGGGCCGTCGACCTCGCGGATCCTTCCGCACGCGCGGCGTTCTGCGACGAGCTGGCCACCCGCAACATCTCCATCCTGTGCGCGAACGCGGGCACGGCGACGTTCGGGCCGGTGGTGTCGCTGGATCCGGCCGAGGAGCGAAAGCAGGTGCAGCTCAACGTCCTCGGTGTGCACGACCTCGTGCTGGCGGTGCTGCCCGGCATGGTCGAGCGCAGAGCGGGCGGCATCCTGATCTCCGGCTCGGCCGCGGGCAACTCCCCGATCCCGAACAACGCCACCTATGCCGCGACGAAGGCGTTCGTCAACACGTTCAGTGAATCCCTGCGGGGCGAGGTGAAATCGGCCGGCGTGCACGTCACGGTGCTCGCGCCCGGGCCGGTGCGCACCGAGCTGCCCGACCCGGATCAGCAGTCGCTCGTCGAGCGGCTCATCCCCGACTTCCTGTGGATCGACACCGAGTACACCGCGAAGGTGTCGTTGGACGGCTTGGAGCGCAACAAGATGCGCGTGGTGCCGGGCCTCACGTCCAAGGCGATGTCGGCGGCCAGCGGCTACGCCCCCCGCGCCGTCGTCGCGCCGATCGTCGGCGCCGTCTACAAGAGGCTCGGCGGCGACTGA
- a CDS encoding helicase HerA-like domain-containing protein, producing MTTDPAGTSAQQIAAGYAADGAALELGTVVVDGACDPAARVRVPLATVNRHGLVAGATGTGKTKSLQVLAEQLSAAGVPVVMADVKGDLSGLSRPGQAGERITQRAADTGDAWEPAAFPVEFLSLGTSGVGVPVRATITSFGPILLSKVLGLNQTQESTLGLIFHWADQRGLPLLDLKDLRSVIQFLTSDEGKPELKALGAVSPTTAGVILRALVNLEAEGADTFFGEPELEPDVLLRTDSSGRGVITLLELGTQAARPVMFSTFLMWVLADLFTTLPEVGDLDKPKLVFFFDEAHLLFTDASKAFLEQVEQTVKLIRSKGVGVFFCTQMPTDVPKEVLSQLGARIQHALRAFTPDDQKALTKTVRTYPKTGVYDLESALTSLGIGEAVVTVLSENGVPTPVAWTRMRAPRSLMDTIGPEAITAAAKASPLQAQYGQTVDRDSAYERLAAKLAPPAAPVPPSAPAPPRVEVPPPLEVPPMPAPAPETGFFDKMMESPAFKSAMRSAGTVIGREITRSLFGTGRRRRR from the coding sequence ATGACCACGGACCCCGCAGGCACCTCTGCTCAGCAGATCGCCGCTGGTTATGCCGCTGATGGGGCGGCGCTGGAACTCGGAACGGTCGTCGTCGACGGGGCGTGCGACCCCGCCGCCCGGGTGCGCGTGCCGCTGGCCACGGTCAACCGGCACGGCCTGGTGGCCGGCGCGACCGGAACGGGTAAGACGAAGTCTTTGCAGGTGCTCGCCGAGCAGTTGTCGGCGGCGGGTGTCCCGGTGGTGATGGCCGACGTCAAGGGCGATCTATCCGGGCTGTCGCGACCCGGCCAGGCGGGCGAAAGGATCACCCAGCGGGCGGCCGACACCGGTGACGCCTGGGAGCCGGCCGCGTTTCCCGTCGAGTTCCTGTCGCTGGGCACGTCCGGTGTCGGGGTGCCGGTGCGCGCCACGATCACCAGTTTCGGCCCGATTCTGCTGTCGAAGGTGTTGGGGCTCAACCAGACTCAGGAGTCCACACTGGGACTGATCTTCCACTGGGCCGACCAGCGCGGGCTGCCCTTGCTGGACCTGAAGGACCTGCGCTCGGTCATCCAGTTCCTGACCAGCGACGAGGGCAAGCCGGAACTCAAAGCGCTCGGCGCGGTGTCGCCGACGACCGCCGGGGTGATCCTGCGCGCGCTGGTCAACCTCGAGGCCGAGGGCGCCGACACGTTCTTCGGCGAGCCCGAACTCGAGCCCGACGTCCTGTTGCGCACCGACTCGTCCGGCCGGGGCGTCATCACGCTGCTGGAGCTGGGCACCCAGGCCGCGCGCCCGGTGATGTTCTCCACCTTCCTGATGTGGGTCCTCGCCGATTTGTTCACGACGTTGCCGGAGGTCGGCGACCTGGACAAGCCGAAGCTGGTGTTCTTCTTCGACGAGGCGCACCTGCTGTTCACCGACGCCTCCAAGGCGTTCCTCGAGCAGGTGGAGCAGACGGTCAAGCTGATCCGGTCCAAGGGCGTCGGGGTCTTCTTCTGCACGCAGATGCCCACCGACGTGCCGAAGGAGGTACTCAGCCAGCTCGGCGCCCGCATCCAGCACGCCCTGCGCGCCTTCACCCCCGACGATCAGAAGGCGCTGACGAAGACGGTGCGCACTTACCCCAAGACCGGGGTCTACGACCTGGAGTCCGCGCTGACGTCGCTCGGCATCGGCGAGGCGGTGGTCACCGTGCTCTCCGAGAACGGCGTGCCGACGCCGGTGGCGTGGACGCGGATGCGCGCACCGCGCTCGCTGATGGACACGATCGGGCCTGAGGCGATCACGGCGGCAGCGAAGGCCAGCCCGCTGCAGGCGCAGTACGGGCAGACGGTCGACCGCGACTCGGCCTACGAGCGGCTGGCCGCCAAGTTGGCGCCCCCTGCAGCGCCGGTGCCGCCTTCGGCGCCGGCACCGCCGCGCGTGGAGGTGCCTCCGCCGCTGGAGGTGCCGCCGATGCCCGCGCCGGCCCCCGAGACGGGATTCTTCGACAAGATGATGGAGAGCCCGGCGTTCAAGAGCGCGATGCGATCGGCGGGCACCGTGATCGGCCGCGAGATCACCCGCAGCCTCTTCGGCACCGGCCGGCGCAGGCGCCGCTGA
- a CDS encoding MmpS family transport accessory protein, producing MTDPYDRRRDEPTQAYGTGHPGYNDPAYASQTPYGSPYQPPQHTERLTSYSPYGYDPYATGQYQPGYGSEPPPPEGPKSPRWLWVVAGIAVVTVVGLVIALVIVNSSRQQTVVAPLPSLPEPSVTTPSRAPTTTSRIPSTPVLPLPTLPSAPSTTAPTGTARPGATDTVVYTVAGAGRVINITYVDTGGLLQTEFNVMLPWSREVSLPAPGQSSASVSIINVGRRVTCSITVNGVQIEEHTGAGLTVCAAPR from the coding sequence ATGACGGATCCCTACGACCGGCGTCGCGACGAGCCGACCCAGGCGTACGGCACCGGCCACCCCGGATACAACGATCCGGCGTATGCGAGCCAGACGCCTTACGGTTCGCCGTACCAGCCGCCGCAGCACACCGAACGCCTCACCTCCTACTCCCCTTACGGTTACGACCCGTATGCCACGGGCCAGTATCAACCGGGATACGGCTCGGAGCCACCGCCGCCGGAGGGCCCGAAGTCACCGCGGTGGCTGTGGGTGGTCGCCGGGATCGCCGTGGTCACCGTCGTCGGCCTGGTGATCGCGCTCGTGATCGTCAACAGCTCCCGGCAGCAGACCGTGGTGGCTCCGCTGCCGTCGCTGCCCGAACCCAGCGTCACCACCCCCAGTCGGGCGCCCACCACCACGTCCCGCATCCCGAGCACTCCGGTGCTGCCGTTGCCGACACTGCCGTCCGCGCCCTCCACCACGGCCCCGACGGGCACCGCGAGGCCGGGCGCCACGGACACCGTGGTCTACACCGTCGCCGGTGCGGGCCGGGTCATCAACATCACCTACGTCGACACGGGCGGGCTGCTGCAGACCGAGTTCAACGTCATGCTGCCGTGGAGCCGCGAGGTCTCCCTGCCGGCGCCCGGCCAGAGTTCGGCCAGCGTCAGCATCATCAACGTCGGCCGGCGGGTCACGTGTTCGATCACGGTCAACGGAGTCCAGATCGAGGAGCACACGGGCGCGGGCCTGACCGTCTGCGCGGCACCCCGCTAA
- the orn gene encoding oligoribonuclease yields the protein MRDELVWIDCEMTGLDLKSDRLIEIAVLVTDSELNVLGDGLDVVIHTDEDALSSMIDVVAQMHSKSGLVEEVRASTVDLATAEEMALDYIREHVKQAKTAPLAGNSIATDRGFIARDMPKLDDYLHYRMIDVSSIKELCRRWYPRIYFGQPEKGLAHRALADIHESIRELRYYRQTAFVAPPGPSTSDIAAIAAQLGPGSQSDSAPGPSNG from the coding sequence GTGCGTGACGAACTGGTGTGGATCGACTGTGAGATGACCGGGCTGGACCTCAAATCGGATCGGCTCATCGAGATCGCGGTGCTGGTTACGGACTCGGAGCTCAACGTCCTCGGCGACGGTCTGGACGTGGTCATCCACACCGACGAGGACGCGCTGTCCTCGATGATCGACGTCGTGGCCCAGATGCACAGCAAGTCCGGACTCGTCGAGGAGGTGCGGGCATCCACCGTCGACCTCGCCACCGCCGAGGAGATGGCACTCGACTACATCCGCGAGCATGTCAAGCAGGCCAAGACCGCACCGCTGGCCGGCAATTCGATCGCGACGGACCGGGGGTTCATCGCCCGCGACATGCCCAAGCTCGACGACTACCTGCACTACCGGATGATCGACGTCAGCTCGATCAAGGAGCTGTGCCGGCGCTGGTACCCGCGCATCTACTTCGGGCAGCCGGAGAAGGGCCTGGCCCACCGCGCGCTGGCCGACATCCACGAGTCGATCCGGGAGTTGCGCTACTACCGCCAGACCGCGTTCGTGGCACCTCCCGGCCCGTCGACCAGCGACATCGCGGCCATCGCCGCACAACTCGGGCCCGGTTCGCAATCGGATTCGGCTCCTGGGCCCTCGAACGGCTAG
- a CDS encoding nuclear transport factor 2 family protein produces MRVVTVDPIAFSVSWVQAWNRHDIEAVLAHFDEQVVFSSPVAAGVVPGSGGVVRGKAALRKYWTTALAHIPDLQFTLEGVYQGIGTVVIAYRNQDGGRVSEVLRFNDDGLVIEGHGTYLAPGP; encoded by the coding sequence ATGCGCGTGGTGACCGTCGATCCGATCGCGTTCAGCGTCTCGTGGGTGCAAGCGTGGAATCGTCATGACATCGAGGCGGTGCTCGCCCATTTCGATGAGCAGGTGGTATTCAGCTCACCGGTGGCGGCCGGGGTGGTGCCGGGATCCGGTGGTGTGGTGCGGGGCAAGGCCGCGCTGCGCAAGTACTGGACCACGGCGCTGGCACACATCCCAGACTTGCAGTTCACCCTTGAAGGCGTCTACCAGGGCATCGGCACCGTCGTCATCGCCTACCGCAACCAGGACGGCGGACGGGTCAGCGAGGTGCTGCGCTTCAACGACGACGGCCTCGTCATCGAGGGCCACGGGACCTACCTGGCACCCGGCCCCTGA
- a CDS encoding L,D-transpeptidase → MSHVSTVTSVRRRPAWWLVAALVPAIVLCLTACGGNAAPDHPRVISDKGTPYGDLLVPKLTASVTDGAVGVSVDSPVTVTAESGVLGAVTMVNQSGKTIAGTLSDDGLTWSTAEPLGYNKRYTLTAESLGLGGVTSRKMTFETHSPENLTMPYVLPNDGEVVGVGQPVAIRFDENIPNRLAAQRAITVKTTPSVEGAFYWLSNREVRWRPAEYWKPGTKVEVKVNAYGVDLGDGLFGQENVRTSFTVGDEVITTVDDTTKTLTVRRNGEVVKSMPVSMGKNSTPTNNGTYIVGDRRTHMIMDSSTYGVPSNSPNGYRTEVDWATQISYSGIYVHAAPWSVGSQGYSNVSHGCINVSTSNGKWFHDNSKRGDVVEIVNSVGSTLPGTDGLGDWNIPWEQWKAGNANI, encoded by the coding sequence ATGTCGCACGTCAGCACGGTGACCTCTGTGCGCCGCAGGCCGGCCTGGTGGCTCGTCGCGGCGCTGGTTCCCGCGATCGTGCTCTGCTTGACCGCCTGCGGCGGCAACGCGGCACCGGACCACCCGCGGGTCATCAGCGACAAGGGGACTCCGTACGGGGACCTCCTGGTCCCGAAGCTCACCGCGTCGGTCACCGACGGCGCGGTCGGTGTCAGCGTCGACTCTCCGGTCACCGTCACCGCAGAATCAGGCGTGCTCGGCGCCGTGACGATGGTCAACCAGAGCGGCAAGACGATCGCGGGCACTCTCTCCGACGACGGCCTGACGTGGTCGACCGCCGAACCGCTGGGCTACAACAAGCGCTACACCCTGACCGCGGAGTCGCTCGGCCTCGGCGGCGTCACCAGTCGGAAGATGACGTTCGAGACGCATTCGCCGGAGAACCTCACCATGCCGTACGTCCTGCCCAACGACGGTGAGGTCGTCGGCGTCGGGCAACCCGTCGCGATCCGCTTCGACGAGAACATCCCGAACCGGCTCGCTGCGCAGCGCGCCATCACCGTCAAGACCACCCCGTCCGTCGAAGGTGCCTTCTACTGGCTGAGCAATCGCGAAGTCCGTTGGCGCCCAGCCGAATACTGGAAGCCGGGAACCAAGGTCGAGGTCAAGGTCAACGCCTACGGCGTGGATCTTGGCGACGGGCTGTTCGGACAGGAGAACGTCAGGACCAGCTTCACCGTCGGCGACGAGGTGATCACGACCGTCGACGACACCACCAAGACGCTCACGGTGCGACGCAACGGTGAGGTGGTCAAGAGCATGCCGGTGTCGATGGGCAAGAACAGCACGCCCACCAACAACGGCACCTACATCGTCGGCGACCGCCGGACGCACATGATCATGGACTCGTCCACCTACGGGGTGCCGTCCAACTCGCCCAACGGATACCGCACGGAAGTCGACTGGGCGACTCAGATCTCCTACAGCGGCATCTACGTTCACGCCGCCCCGTGGTCGGTGGGCAGTCAGGGCTACAGCAATGTCAGCCACGGGTGCATCAACGTCAGCACGAGCAACGGCAAGTGGTTCCACGACAACTCCAAGCGCGGCGACGTCGTCGAAATCGTCAACTCCGTCGGCTCCACGCTGCCCGGCACGGACGGTCTCGGCGACTGGAACATCCCGTGGGAGCAGTGGAAAGCGGGCAACGCCAACATCTGA
- a CDS encoding SACE_7040 family transcriptional regulator: protein MTTADAASRRSRAKSDRREQLIAAAEKLMAEHGYLAVRLEDIGAAAGVSGPAIYRHFPNKEALLAELLVGISARLLAGASDVVARTDDADAALEGLIDFHLDFAFGESDLIRIQDRDLGSLPPAAKRQVRRAQRQYVEIWVDVLRRRDPALSEAAARLMAHATFGLLNSTSHSVKPGSTKAAEASARTVLRTMTVAALTSAG, encoded by the coding sequence ATGACCACGGCGGATGCGGCGTCTCGGCGAAGCAGAGCGAAGTCCGATCGGCGCGAGCAGTTGATCGCGGCCGCCGAGAAGTTGATGGCCGAGCACGGTTACCTGGCGGTGCGGCTCGAGGACATCGGGGCGGCCGCGGGCGTCAGCGGGCCGGCCATCTACCGCCACTTCCCGAACAAGGAAGCGCTGCTGGCCGAACTGCTGGTCGGTATCAGCGCCAGGCTGCTCGCGGGGGCGTCGGACGTGGTGGCCCGCACCGATGACGCCGACGCGGCGCTCGAAGGACTGATCGACTTCCACCTCGACTTCGCGTTCGGCGAGTCGGATCTGATCCGTATCCAGGATCGCGATCTGGGCAGCCTGCCACCCGCCGCCAAGCGTCAGGTCCGGCGCGCGCAGCGGCAGTATGTCGAGATCTGGGTGGACGTGCTGCGCCGCCGCGACCCGGCACTGTCGGAAGCGGCGGCGCGCCTGATGGCGCACGCGACGTTCGGGTTGCTCAATTCGACGTCACACAGTGTGAAGCCGGGGAGCACGAAAGCGGCCGAGGCCAGCGCGCGAACCGTCTTGAGAACGATGACGGTCGCCGCGCTGACCTCGGCCGGCTGA